The following proteins are co-located in the Siansivirga zeaxanthinifaciens CC-SAMT-1 genome:
- a CDS encoding peptidylprolyl isomerase — MIKNLLFMSFLLMSVYGTTQNNAETDLVAIETEEQAETFLASKKDKKNKIIVFNEEKHKSILAKELFKLSKGGVKTNRNDYEKTHYKVIDKKETPYYRVSYIYLDGNKLNLQEINSLRKTILMKYQDGAPFDFLAKQYAMYESGKKGGDSGWFKAGDHSFDFENDITNGAYNNEEIFSLDIPETNSYYVILNSYKPKNISEIKVLKIVETL, encoded by the coding sequence ATGATAAAAAATTTACTTTTTATGTCGTTTTTATTAATGTCTGTTTACGGAACAACCCAAAATAACGCTGAAACAGATTTAGTTGCCATTGAAACCGAAGAACAAGCAGAAACCTTTTTAGCTTCAAAAAAAGACAAAAAGAATAAAATAATTGTCTTTAACGAAGAAAAGCACAAATCGATTTTAGCTAAAGAATTATTCAAATTATCTAAAGGCGGAGTAAAAACAAATCGAAATGATTATGAAAAAACACATTATAAAGTCATCGATAAAAAAGAAACACCTTACTACCGTGTAAGTTATATTTATTTAGATGGTAATAAACTAAATTTACAAGAAATTAATAGTTTAAGAAAAACCATTTTGATGAAATATCAAGATGGCGCACCTTTCGATTTCTTGGCTAAACAATATGCCATGTACGAGAGTGGTAAAAAAGGTGGCGATTCGGGATGGTTTAAGGCAGGAGACCACAGTTTCGATTTTGAAAACGACATAACTAACGGAGCTTATAATAACGAGGAAATTTTTTCATTAGATATTCCCGAAACCAATAGTTATTATGTAATTTTAAACTCTTACAAACCGAAAAACATTTCGGAAATTAAAGTTTTAAAAATTGTAGAAACGCTTTAA
- a CDS encoding 16S rRNA (uracil(1498)-N(3))-methyltransferase, whose translation MQLFYNPDITEKTMRFSFDKEESRHIVKVLRKNIGDTLHITNGKGWLFTAEVTVADIKNCIVNIIEATLQPNINYKLHLAVAPTKMNDRYEWFLEKATEIGISSITPIICDRSERKIIKAERFDKILQSAMKQSLNCYLPVLNEAMSFKDFVNKALTGDLFIAHCEETDRKSLKQMLKANQEITILIGPEGDFSTKEIALAIKNNFIPVTLGQTRLRTETAAIVACHSVAFINE comes from the coding sequence ATGCAACTTTTTTATAATCCAGACATTACCGAAAAAACCATGCGCTTTTCTTTCGACAAAGAAGAAAGCAGGCACATTGTAAAAGTATTACGAAAAAATATTGGCGACACATTACATATAACCAATGGTAAAGGCTGGCTATTTACTGCCGAAGTTACGGTAGCCGATATAAAAAACTGTATTGTAAATATTATTGAAGCGACTTTACAACCAAATATAAATTACAAACTCCATTTAGCGGTTGCACCAACAAAAATGAACGATCGCTACGAATGGTTTTTAGAAAAAGCCACCGAAATTGGCATATCGAGCATAACGCCTATTATTTGCGATCGGAGCGAACGTAAAATAATTAAAGCAGAACGTTTTGATAAAATTTTACAATCGGCCATGAAACAGTCGTTGAATTGTTACTTACCTGTTTTAAACGAAGCCATGTCTTTTAAAGATTTTGTAAACAAGGCGTTAACAGGCGATTTATTTATTGCCCATTGTGAAGAAACCGATAGAAAATCGCTAAAACAAATGCTAAAAGCAAATCAGGAAATTACAATTTTAATTGGCCCTGAAGGCGATTTTAGCACCAAAGAAATTGCCTTAGCTATAAAAAACAATTTTATTCCTGTAACTTTGGGACAAACCAGACTACGAACCGAAACGGCTGCCATTGTTGCATGCCATTCTGTAGCCTTTATAAATGAATAA
- a CDS encoding DUF4159 domain-containing protein, translated as MKLIASFIFCLSSLVLFSQDLALLKYNGGGDWYANPTALKNLIAYCNKNINTKINDKPQEVEVGSIDIFQYPFLHMTGHGNVFFSETDAENLRNYLLSGGFLHIDDNYGMEPYITKELKKVFPDKDLVELPASHPIFNTAFKFQNGLPKIHEHDGKRPQAFALFNEDRLMLLFTFESDLGDGWEDPEVHNDPADVREKALKMGANIVKYAFEN; from the coding sequence ATGAAACTAATTGCCTCATTTATTTTTTGTTTAAGTTCCCTCGTTTTGTTTTCGCAAGACCTGGCGCTTTTAAAATATAATGGCGGTGGCGATTGGTATGCAAATCCTACGGCATTAAAAAACCTAATCGCATATTGCAATAAAAACATAAATACCAAAATAAACGACAAGCCACAGGAAGTTGAAGTTGGAAGCATCGATATATTTCAATATCCTTTTTTGCATATGACGGGTCATGGCAATGTGTTTTTTAGTGAAACTGATGCCGAAAATTTAAGAAACTACCTCCTTTCGGGTGGTTTTCTGCACATAGATGATAACTACGGTATGGAACCTTACATAACCAAAGAATTAAAAAAAGTATTTCCGGATAAAGATTTAGTTGAATTACCTGCTTCACATCCTATTTTTAATACTGCTTTTAAATTTCAAAATGGTTTACCAAAAATTCATGAACACGATGGCAAAAGACCGCAAGCTTTTGCTTTGTTTAATGAAGATCGATTGATGTTGCTTTTTACTTTTGAAAGCGATTTAGGTGATGGTTGGGAAGACCCCGAAGTACACAACGATCCTGCCGATGTTAGAGAAAAAGCCTTAAAAATGGGCGCTAACATAGTAAAATATGCTTTTGAGAATTAG
- a CDS encoding TrmH family RNA methyltransferase gives MQLTHYNTNFKKQTFPIVLVCDGVTNAPNIGSLFRIADAFGLEKIWLCGEHITVGRKVTKTSRATEKVVNYEIATSASEVVAHLKNKDYQIIALEITNTSQPIHTFQFKINQPIALVIGDENFGVSEAILKTSHAIIHIDMFGYNSSMNVVQATNIALYEMTKQLS, from the coding sequence TTGCAACTAACCCATTACAATACAAATTTCAAAAAACAAACATTTCCCATCGTTTTAGTGTGTGATGGTGTTACAAACGCACCAAACATTGGAAGTTTGTTTAGAATTGCCGATGCCTTTGGTTTAGAAAAAATATGGTTATGTGGCGAGCATATTACCGTTGGACGAAAAGTAACTAAAACATCGAGAGCGACAGAAAAGGTGGTGAATTATGAAATTGCTACTTCGGCTTCAGAAGTTGTTGCCCACTTAAAAAACAAGGACTATCAAATAATCGCGTTAGAAATAACAAACACCAGTCAACCAATTCATACCTTTCAGTTTAAAATAAATCAACCGATAGCACTTGTAATTGGCGATGAAAATTTTGGTGTTTCCGAAGCTATTTTAAAAACATCACATGCCATAATTCATATCGATATGTTTGGTTACAATAGCAGCATGAATGTGGTACAAGCTACAAATATTGCTTTATATGAAATGACTAAGCAATTATCGTAA
- a CDS encoding AI-2E family transporter gives MNSKTIANGILKAIAVLVSISLLLFFLYKVQAVISYIVIALVISLIGRPIVLFLKNRLKFKNTIAVVVTIVILLAFISGLIGLFIPLIIKQGENLSLLNIEELEGNIANLYTEIINYFNLNKYELEASIKNSNIISKIDYSLIPNFLNAIISGFGNFSMGLFSVLFISFFFLKDSHLFENAILTLIPENKESKWKNSSLKIKDLLSRYFTGLIFQIFILFIIYTIGLLSIGIENAIVIAFLCGLINLVPYLGPLIALILMLTLTLTSNLNESFSTVILNKSFWVFIVFIIGQLIDNFFSQPFIFSKSVKSHPLEIFLVILITGILFGIIGLILAIPTYTALKVILKEFLSENRIVKKLTKGL, from the coding sequence ATGAATTCAAAAACCATAGCAAACGGTATTTTAAAAGCTATAGCCGTATTAGTAAGTATTAGCTTGTTGCTGTTTTTTTTATATAAAGTTCAAGCCGTTATAAGTTATATTGTTATTGCCTTAGTTATTTCTTTAATTGGTAGACCTATTGTTTTATTTTTAAAAAATCGTTTAAAATTTAAAAATACCATAGCAGTAGTTGTAACCATTGTAATTTTACTGGCGTTTATTTCTGGCCTTATAGGATTGTTCATTCCTTTAATAATAAAGCAAGGCGAAAATTTATCTTTACTAAACATTGAAGAATTAGAAGGAAATATTGCGAATTTATACACCGAAATTATTAATTATTTCAACTTAAATAAATACGAATTAGAGGCATCTATTAAAAACTCCAACATAATTTCTAAAATAGATTATTCCCTAATTCCTAATTTTCTTAATGCCATTATTAGTGGCTTCGGAAATTTTAGTATGGGGTTGTTTTCGGTGCTGTTCATCTCTTTTTTCTTTTTAAAAGACAGCCATTTATTTGAAAATGCCATTTTAACACTCATCCCAGAAAACAAAGAATCTAAATGGAAAAATTCTTCTTTAAAAATTAAAGACTTATTATCGAGATACTTTACAGGATTAATTTTTCAAATTTTTATATTGTTCATTATTTACACCATTGGGTTGCTTTCCATTGGTATTGAAAATGCTATTGTAATTGCCTTTTTATGTGGCTTAATAAATCTTGTTCCGTATTTAGGCCCCTTAATTGCTCTTATTTTAATGCTAACATTAACCTTAACCAGTAATTTAAACGAAAGTTTTAGCACCGTTATTTTAAATAAATCGTTCTGGGTTTTTATTGTTTTTATCATTGGCCAGTTAATTGATAACTTTTTTAGTCAGCCCTTCATTTTCTCTAAAAGTGTTAAGTCGCATCCTTTAGAAATTTTTCTGGTAATATTAATAACCGGAATTCTTTTTGGTATTATTGGTTTAATACTTGCCATTCCAACATACACGGCCTTAAAAGTTATTTTAAAAGAGTTTTTATCTGAAAACAGAATTGTAAAAAAACTCACTAAAGGATTATAA
- a CDS encoding class I SAM-dependent methyltransferase, which produces MNTEILNNEVQEFISQHLNSDINALLLKGTNFSQVDTKEIIEQIEAKKRCEKKLFSWFKSDNIYYPNKLNIEQTSSEITAKYKSGLVSGDAIIDITGGFGVDCFYFSKVFKTVTHCEINNHLSEIVKHNYQQLKVNNIETIYGDGIEYLKTTKKTFDWIYIDPSRRHDSKGKVFFLNDCLPNVPEHLNLLFNHSKNILIKTSPLLDFSVGINELKHIKAIHVVAINNDVKELLWVLEKDFNTSISIYTVNFKLDTTETFNFNLDDEKSSNSKYHLPLNYLYEPNSAVLKAGGFHIISNQLDVFKLHLHSHLYTSAHILEFPGRIFKIESIIPFNKKALKTLAIKKANITTRNFPESVENLRKKLKIADGGTIYMFFTTNLNDEKIVIITSKVN; this is translated from the coding sequence TTGAATACTGAAATTTTAAATAATGAGGTTCAAGAATTTATTTCACAGCATTTAAATTCTGATATCAACGCGCTTTTATTAAAAGGAACCAACTTTTCACAAGTTGATACCAAAGAAATTATTGAGCAAATTGAAGCAAAGAAACGTTGTGAAAAAAAACTTTTTTCATGGTTTAAATCGGATAACATTTATTATCCGAACAAATTAAACATTGAGCAAACATCCTCTGAAATTACAGCTAAATATAAATCGGGTTTAGTCTCAGGAGACGCAATTATTGATATTACGGGTGGTTTTGGAGTCGATTGTTTTTACTTTTCAAAAGTATTTAAAACAGTAACGCATTGTGAAATAAACAACCATTTATCTGAAATTGTAAAACACAATTACCAACAGCTCAAGGTTAATAATATTGAAACTATTTATGGCGATGGTATTGAATATTTAAAAACCACCAAAAAAACATTCGACTGGATATACATAGATCCCTCTAGAAGGCACGATAGCAAAGGGAAAGTTTTCTTTTTAAACGATTGTTTACCAAATGTTCCAGAACATTTAAATTTATTATTTAATCATTCCAAAAACATACTTATAAAAACATCGCCCCTACTCGATTTTTCTGTGGGGATTAACGAGTTAAAACATATAAAAGCCATTCATGTAGTTGCGATAAATAACGACGTTAAAGAACTGCTTTGGGTACTAGAAAAAGACTTCAACACATCTATTTCAATTTATACAGTAAACTTTAAATTAGATACCACCGAAACGTTTAATTTTAATTTAGATGATGAAAAATCAAGCAATTCTAAATACCATTTACCTCTAAATTATTTATACGAACCCAACAGCGCTGTTTTAAAAGCTGGTGGTTTTCATATTATTTCCAATCAATTAGATGTTTTCAAACTTCATCTGCATTCACACCTATATACCAGTGCGCATATTTTAGAATTTCCAGGGCGTATTTTTAAAATAGAAAGCATCATACCTTTTAATAAAAAAGCATTAAAAACACTTGCCATTAAAAAGGCCAATATAACCACTAGAAACTTCCCTGAAAGTGTAGAAAATCTTAGAAAAAAACTAAAAATAGCAGATGGCGGTACTATTTATATGTTTTTTACAACGAATTTAAACGATGAAAAAATTGTAATTATAACTTCTAAAGTTAATTAA
- a CDS encoding Crp/Fnr family transcriptional regulator, whose amino-acid sequence MLNELKENYGYLFEDELLIEINNVGTFKEVSEGFQLIDIGDYIKSMPLLISGAIKILREDTKGDELLLYFIERGDTCAMTLSCCMGQKKSEIRAIAETHTKLIMIPVEKMSEWMGKYKSWLNFILQSYHDRMSELLEAIDSIAFLKMDERLFKYLKDKAMVNHNDVIQVTHQDIAFDLHTSRVVISRLLKTLEIDGKIELHRNSIKIIEL is encoded by the coding sequence ATGCTTAACGAGTTAAAAGAAAATTACGGCTATCTATTTGAGGATGAACTATTAATAGAAATTAACAACGTAGGAACCTTTAAAGAAGTTTCTGAAGGTTTTCAATTAATAGATATTGGAGATTACATAAAATCTATGCCGCTTTTAATTAGTGGTGCTATAAAAATTCTTCGTGAGGATACTAAAGGAGACGAACTATTACTTTACTTTATAGAGCGAGGCGACACCTGCGCTATGACCCTTTCTTGCTGCATGGGTCAAAAAAAGAGTGAAATTAGAGCCATTGCAGAAACGCACACAAAACTCATAATGATTCCTGTTGAAAAAATGAGCGAATGGATGGGCAAATATAAAAGCTGGCTTAATTTTATTCTGCAAAGTTATCATGATAGAATGTCTGAACTCTTGGAAGCCATCGATTCTATCGCCTTTTTAAAAATGGACGAACGGCTATTTAAATACCTAAAAGACAAAGCCATGGTAAATCACAACGACGTGATACAAGTTACGCACCAAGACATTGCTTTCGATTTACATACCTCGCGAGTTGTTATTTCTAGGTTACTTAAAACGTTAGAAATTGATGGTAAAATAGAACTCCATAGAAATAGCATAAAAATTATAGAACTCTAG
- a CDS encoding sulfite exporter TauE/SafE family protein gives MPLTEILGFIAALLIGVVLGLVGGGGSILTVPLLVYLLGFNPVVATAYSLFVVGSSSFVGVIQKHQKRLVDFKTGLSFSFPSFMAVYISRRYLVPNIPDTIFTINQFSVTKDMTIMVFFAIVMLIAATSMIKNKKEIDENFIKQAYYKTFFQGIVIGIITGLIGAGGGFLYVPALVLWAGLPMKKAVGTSLVIVAINSIIGFTGDLHTLKIDWVFLLSFSLLTILGILIGGYLSKYISNKKLKKSFGWFILVMAIYIIFKEFTN, from the coding sequence ATGCCTCTTACAGAGATTTTAGGTTTTATTGCAGCATTACTAATTGGCGTCGTTTTGGGGCTTGTTGGTGGTGGTGGCTCTATACTAACGGTACCGCTACTTGTTTACCTATTAGGTTTCAATCCCGTAGTTGCTACAGCCTATTCTTTATTTGTCGTGGGTTCGTCGTCATTTGTTGGGGTTATTCAAAAACATCAAAAAAGACTGGTAGACTTTAAAACGGGTTTATCATTTTCTTTTCCATCGTTTATGGCGGTTTATATATCGCGTCGGTATTTAGTACCAAACATACCAGATACTATTTTTACAATTAATCAATTTAGTGTAACTAAAGACATGACTATCATGGTGTTTTTTGCAATTGTAATGTTAATTGCAGCAACTTCCATGATTAAAAACAAAAAAGAAATTGACGAAAATTTTATAAAACAAGCCTATTACAAAACATTTTTTCAAGGCATCGTTATAGGAATTATTACGGGTTTAATAGGTGCTGGTGGCGGATTTTTATATGTACCTGCACTGGTGCTTTGGGCTGGTTTACCAATGAAAAAAGCCGTAGGAACCTCTCTAGTTATTGTTGCTATAAATTCTATAATTGGATTTACAGGAGATTTACATACCCTTAAAATAGATTGGGTTTTCTTATTATCGTTTTCACTTTTAACGATTTTAGGCATCTTAATTGGGGGGTATTTATCTAAATATATTTCAAATAAAAAACTGAAAAAAAGTTTTGGTTGGTTTATTTTAGTGATGGCTATTTACATCATTTTCAAGGAATTCACCAACTAA
- a CDS encoding MBL fold metallo-hydrolase yields the protein MKIEQIYTGCLAQGAYYIESKGEVAIIDPLREVTPYIKKADQDKAKIKYIFETHFHADFVSGHVTLSKLTGAPIIYGPTATPTFDAVVAEDNQVFQLGEITITALHTPGHTMESTTYLLKDKTGKDYAIFSGDTLFLGDVGRPDLAQKATNMTQEDLAGLLFDSLRNKIMPLADDVIVYPAHGAGSACGKNLSKQTVGVLGEQKKTNYALRANMTKDEFIKEVTDGLLPPPQYFPLNVKMNKEGYDDIEDVIERGTKPLTPKEFETIATNTGAVVLDVRHQDEFIKGHIPRSIFIGIDGGFAPWVGALIADVNQPILLVADTGREEETIIRLSRVGFDNTLGYLEGGFEAWKNEGFEYDTISSISAKNLKEELQKENLPIFDVRKEGEFASEHVENAHHTPLDYLNDYLTEFPENKPFYVHCAGGYRSVIAASILKSRGIHNLVDISGGFAAIKDAGIPVTNYVCPSTLK from the coding sequence ATGAAAATTGAACAAATATATACCGGATGCCTGGCTCAAGGAGCTTATTACATAGAAAGTAAAGGCGAAGTTGCAATTATTGATCCCTTAAGAGAGGTAACGCCTTACATAAAAAAAGCCGACCAGGATAAAGCTAAAATTAAATATATTTTTGAAACCCATTTTCATGCCGATTTTGTTAGCGGTCATGTAACACTTTCCAAATTAACTGGAGCTCCAATAATTTACGGACCAACAGCAACACCAACTTTTGATGCTGTGGTTGCAGAAGACAATCAAGTATTTCAATTAGGAGAAATAACAATTACAGCTTTACACACGCCCGGGCATACCATGGAAAGCACGACCTATTTATTAAAAGACAAAACAGGTAAAGATTATGCTATCTTTAGTGGAGACACGCTTTTTCTAGGAGATGTAGGCCGACCAGATTTAGCTCAAAAAGCAACCAACATGACCCAAGAAGATCTTGCAGGATTACTTTTTGATAGTTTAAGAAATAAAATAATGCCGCTTGCAGACGATGTTATTGTGTATCCCGCGCACGGTGCTGGTTCGGCTTGTGGAAAAAATTTAAGCAAGCAAACGGTTGGTGTTTTAGGTGAGCAGAAAAAAACCAATTATGCGTTAAGGGCTAATATGACTAAAGATGAATTCATTAAAGAAGTAACCGATGGGCTACTTCCTCCACCTCAATATTTTCCTTTAAATGTTAAAATGAATAAAGAAGGTTATGATGATATTGAAGATGTTATTGAGCGTGGCACCAAACCTTTAACTCCAAAAGAATTTGAAACAATTGCAACCAATACCGGTGCTGTAGTTTTAGATGTTCGTCATCAAGATGAATTTATTAAAGGGCACATACCACGGTCTATTTTTATTGGTATCGATGGTGGCTTTGCACCTTGGGTTGGCGCGCTAATTGCCGATGTCAATCAGCCTATTTTATTAGTAGCCGATACAGGCCGTGAAGAAGAAACCATTATTAGATTATCGCGTGTTGGTTTCGATAATACTTTGGGGTATTTAGAAGGCGGTTTTGAAGCTTGGAAAAACGAAGGATTCGAATATGATACCATTTCAAGCATTTCTGCAAAAAATTTAAAAGAGGAATTACAAAAAGAAAATTTACCTATTTTCGATGTTAGAAAAGAAGGTGAATTCGCTTCAGAACACGTTGAAAATGCACATCATACGCCTTTAGATTACTTAAACGATTACTTAACTGAATTTCCAGAAAACAAACCTTTTTATGTACATTGCGCTGGTGGCTACAGATCGGTAATTGCGGCTTCTATTTTAAAAAGTCGTGGTATTCATAACTTAGTTGATATTAGCGGCGGATTTGCAGCCATTAAAGACGCTGGAATTCCAGTTACAAATTATGTTTGTCCGAGTACATTAAAATAA
- a CDS encoding heavy-metal-associated domain-containing protein: MKTSILVQNIKCGGCAKTILNKLSEMDSISEITINIEENKVSFNPNTELDILLVKETLKSLGYPSFTDTNNITSKAKSLVSCALGKFTN; encoded by the coding sequence ATGAAAACATCAATTTTAGTACAAAACATAAAATGTGGTGGTTGTGCCAAAACAATCTTAAATAAACTTTCTGAAATGGATTCAATTTCAGAAATTACAATAAATATTGAAGAAAATAAAGTATCATTTAATCCCAATACAGAATTGGATATTCTTTTAGTTAAAGAAACACTAAAATCATTGGGTTACCCTTCTTTTACTGATACAAACAATATCACATCCAAAGCTAAATCTTTAGTGAGTTGTGCCTTAGGAAAATTTACAAACTAA
- a CDS encoding c-type cytochrome yields the protein MKNLLILITVTTLTFSCNNSKHEHYSAFEKNLKANNHPGKKLMETNCYACHSATANEENRLAPPMIAVKMRYLKDNTTKEAFINDLKDWMKNPNAENAKMYGAVKRFGVMPKQILPDETIEKIGNYIYDYDIEKPDWFDNHYKKMHQINKNNE from the coding sequence ATGAAAAATTTATTAATTCTAATTACAGTTACAACATTAACATTTAGCTGTAATAACTCAAAACATGAGCATTATTCTGCTTTCGAAAAAAACTTAAAAGCAAACAACCATCCTGGAAAAAAACTTATGGAAACTAATTGTTATGCATGCCATAGTGCAACTGCCAATGAAGAAAACAGATTAGCACCACCCATGATTGCTGTTAAAATGCGCTATTTAAAAGATAATACAACCAAAGAAGCTTTTATAAACGATTTAAAAGATTGGATGAAAAACCCTAATGCTGAAAATGCAAAAATGTATGGTGCTGTAAAACGTTTTGGTGTAATGCCAAAACAAATATTACCTGATGAAACCATAGAAAAAATTGGAAATTACATATACGATTATGATATTGAAAAACCAGATTGGTTTGACAATCATTATAAGAAAATGCATCAAATAAATAAAAATAATGAGTAG
- the trxA gene encoding thioredoxin: MSSFIEIINQDKLVLVDFFAEWCGPCKMMSPILKEVKDALGTSVSIIKIDVDKNQTLASKYQVRGVPTLMLFKNGQPLWRQSGVLQKNELIALLKSHQ, from the coding sequence ATGAGTAGCTTTATAGAAATAATAAATCAAGACAAACTGGTGTTAGTCGATTTTTTTGCAGAATGGTGCGGCCCATGTAAAATGATGAGCCCTATTTTAAAAGAAGTAAAAGATGCCTTAGGGACTTCGGTGTCAATTATAAAAATTGATGTCGATAAAAATCAAACTCTGGCAAGCAAATATCAGGTTCGAGGGGTTCCTACTCTAATGCTTTTTAAAAATGGTCAACCATTATGGAGGCAATCTGGGGTATTACAAAAAAATGAATTAATAGCGTTATTAAAATCGCATCAATAA
- a CDS encoding methyltransferase domain-containing protein codes for MHLNESYWENRYLANDIGWDIGEVSRPLKTYFDQLNNKDLKILIPGGGNAYEAEYLLKQGFKNTVVVDVSKTALSNLKKRVPEFAENQLIHKNFFDLEDSFDLIIEQTFFCALNPNLRESYAVKMHELLKENGKLAGLLFNIPLNKTHPPFGGSKTEYLDIFKKLFKIQILETCYNSINKRAGNELFIKFVKK; via the coding sequence ATGCATTTAAATGAATCGTACTGGGAAAACAGATACCTAGCAAACGACATTGGTTGGGATATTGGCGAGGTATCACGGCCTTTAAAAACTTATTTCGACCAGTTAAATAATAAAGATTTAAAAATTTTAATTCCTGGAGGCGGAAATGCTTATGAAGCAGAGTATCTTCTAAAACAAGGATTTAAAAATACCGTTGTGGTCGATGTGTCTAAAACAGCATTAAGCAATCTTAAAAAACGAGTTCCAGAATTTGCTGAAAATCAATTAATACATAAAAATTTTTTCGATTTAGAAGATTCTTTCGACTTAATAATCGAGCAAACTTTTTTTTGTGCTTTAAACCCCAATTTAAGAGAAAGTTACGCTGTTAAAATGCACGAACTTTTAAAAGAAAATGGCAAGCTTGCTGGTTTATTATTTAATATTCCGTTAAACAAAACGCATCCCCCTTTTGGAGGTTCGAAAACAGAATATTTAGATATTTTTAAAAAACTGTTCAAAATACAAATTTTAGAAACCTGTTATAACTCAATTAATAAGCGTGCTGGCAACGAATTATTCATAAAATTTGTTAAAAAATAG